A part of Oncorhynchus kisutch isolate 150728-3 linkage group LG2, Okis_V2, whole genome shotgun sequence genomic DNA contains:
- the LOC116356390 gene encoding uncharacterized protein LOC116356390, producing the protein MEKLPFEMILGRDVPVLSDLLGSVGGQLYEQSVCQSDVQMACSVVTRAQAKAGLQPLPDLCDSLCEGGTKGPRKSRRQRRLEKYVGTPVPVADVSGLEVQWDVPQNFATLQKSDATLKCLFDKALAGDSQSLCGGIYTVDNHILYLGSEADSRKLVVPSTCRPLVLNLAHTVPWAGHLGQHKTYLRLGSRFFWPSMYTDVQKYCKSCPTCQKTSAVRRSERAPLCSLPVISTPFKRIAMDIVGPLEKSSAGYKYILVICDYATRFPEAFPLRSITTPKIISALVQLFSRVGIPDEILTDQGTNFTSRLMVQLHRQLGIKGLRTTPYHPQTDGLVERFNQTLKNMLRKFVADTGKDWDKWLPFLLFAYREVPQASTGFSPFELLYGWPVQGPLDLLKKCWEGSPVATSGQGIVQYVLQMRDRLERYQEEARANLQQAQKAQKRGYDQHARHREFEPGQKVLLLLPSSTSKLLAQWQGPYLIGRKMGPVTYEVLHPDKGKKKQTYHVNLLKAWEEKEELSKGKSFLVRRVEEDESDGVTEAWKERAEVILAHLEEDKQDELKQLFGKYPALFSQRPGRTKVLEHVIRLKPGQNPVRQHPYRVPERLVVALKEEVHTMIEMDVVEPSSSEWSSPIVIVPKKDGSLRVCMDFRKVNAISQFDAYPMPRIDDLLERIGRAHYITTLDLCKGYWQVPLDEQSKAYTAFRTPMGLFQFKVMPFGLHGAPATFQRLMDKVLQDCDDYCAAYLDDVVIYSHSWEEHIQHLSSVLGKIHEAGLTLNLLKCEWAKQETKYLGYQLGKGEVRPQVEKVESIRNSPQPRTKTQVKSFLGLAGWYRRFIPQFSTIAVPLTNLTSKGASNPVKWTEECEEAFMTLKKRLCSFPVLQTPDFKKRFLVQVDASAVGIGAVLAQGEPGEELPVLYLSRKLLPRETRYSTIEKECLAIKWALDSLRYYLLGREFDLHTDHRALTWIQTMKDRNSRVTRWYLELQPFRFCVRHKAGKENVTADYLSRLPYMVASGEEEVFYFLFI; encoded by the coding sequence GGGGGTCAGCTATATGAGCAGTCAGTTTGCCAGTCTGATGTTCAGATGGCATGTTCAGTTGTCACTCGTGCCCAGGCCAAAGCTGGTTtacaacctctgcctgacttgtGTGATAGTCTGTGCGAGGGGGGAACCAAAGGGCCCAGAAAGTCACGCCGCCAGCGGCGTCTTGAGAAGTATGTGGGAACCCCTGTACCTGTTGCTGATGTGTCTGGGTTAGAGGTGCAATGGGATGTTCCACAAAATTTTGCTACACTGCAGAAGTCTGACGCAAccttgaaatgtttgtttgacaAGGCCTTAGCTGGGGACAGTCAATCTTTATGTGGGGGGATTTACACAGTAGACAACCACATACTCTACCTTGGGTCAGAGGCAGATAGCAGGAAGTTGGTGGTGCCATCTACCTGTAGACCACTTGTTCTCAACCTTGCACATACAGTTCCATGGGCAGGCCATCTAGGGCAACATAAGACCTATCTTAGGCTAGGCTCCCGTTTCTTTTGGCCCTCCATGTATACTGATGTACAAAAATACTGCAAATCATGCCCCACGTGCCAGAAAACCAGTGCTGTCCGTAGGTCTGAACGGGCTCCTCTATGTTCACTGCCAGTTATCTCTACCCCATTCAAGAGAATTGCAATGGACATTGTTGGACCCTTGGAGAAGAGTAGTGCAGGTTACAAGTATATATTGGTGATCTGTGACTATGCCACCCGGTTCCCAGAAGCCTTCCCACTCCGTTCCATAACCACTCCAAAGATAATCAGTGCTCTTGTTCAGCTCTTCTCTCGTGTAGGAATCCCAGATGAAATCCTGACGGACCAAGGGACAAACTTCACCTCGCGACTGATGGTTCAACTCCACCGACAGCTGGGCATTAAAGGCTTGAGGACTACTCCCTACCATCCCCAAACGGATGGGCTCGTAGAGAGATTCAATCAAACGCTCAAGAACATGCTGAGGAAGTTTGTGGCTGACACTGGTAAAGACTGGGATAAGTGGTTACCCTTTCTGCTTTTTGCTTACAGGGAGGTGCCTCAGGCATCGACAGGTTTCTCGCCATTCGAACTCCTCTATGGATGGCCAGTGCAAGGACCACTGGACCTGCTGAAGAAGTGCTGGGAAGGTTCCCCAGTAGCTACCTCAGGACAGGGGATTGTCCAGTATGTCCTCCAGATGCGAGACAGGTTGGAACGGTACCAAGAGGAAGCTAGAGCAAACCTACAGCAAGCCCAGAAGGCCCAGAAGAGAGGCTATGACCAGCACGCTCGCCACAGAGAGTTTGAGCCAGGACAGAAAGTCCTGCTCCTCCTTCCCTCATCTACCAGCAAGCTCCTTGCGCAATGGCAAGGACCGTACCTAATCGGGAGGAAGATGGGCCCAGTGACCTACGAGGTGCTGCACCCGGACAAGGGTAAGAAGAAGCAAACCTACCATGTGAACCTTCTCAAGgcctgggaggagaaagaggaactcTCCAAAGGAAAGTCCTTTCTGGTCCGCAGAGTAGAAGAGGATGAGTCGGATGGGGTCACAGAGGCATGGAAAGAACGAGCAGAAGTCATACTGGCTCACCTGGAAGAAGACAAGCAAGATGAGCTGAAGCAGCTGTTTGGCAAGTATCCGGCCCTCttcagtcagagaccaggaagaacCAAAGTCCTGGAACACGTCATTCGTTTGAAACCTGGCCAGAACCCTGTCCGCCAGCATCCTTACCGTGTGCCTGAGAGGCTGGTGGTAGCCCTCAAGGAAGAGGTCCACACCATGATAGAGATGGATGTTGTCGAGCCATCTTCAAGTGAATGGAGCAGCCCTATTGTCATTGTCCCAAAGAAGGATGGCTCTTTGCGCGTCTGCATGGACTTCCGTAAGGTGAATGCCATCTCCCAGTTTGATGCCTATCCCATGCCCCGCATTGACGACTTACTGGAGAGAATAGGTAGagctcattacatcaccacattgGATCTCTGCAAAGGGTACTGGCAGGTGCCCCTGGATGAACAATCCAAGGCCTACACTGCATTCCGGACGCCAATGGGCCTGTTCCAGTTCAAGGTCATGCCGTTTGGCCTTCATGGGGCCCCTGCGACTTTCCAGAGGCTGATGGACAAGGTCCTCCAGGACTGTGACGATTACTGTGCTGCTTACTTGGATGACGTGGTGATCTACAGCCACTCCTGGGAGGAGCACATACAGCATCTTAGCAGCGTCCTGGGGAAGATCCATGAAGCAGGCCTCACGCTTAACCTCCTGAAGTGTGAGTGggcgaaacaggagacaaagtacCTGGGTTACCAGCTGGGTAAGGGTGAAGTTCGGCCTCAGGTGGAGAAAGTGGAGTCCATCAGGAATAGCCCTcaacccagaaccaagacacaGGTGAAGTCCTTCCTAGGTCTGGCAGGGTGGTACCGGAGATTCATTCCACAGTTTTCGACCATCGCTGTCCCTCTGACCAACCTCACTTCGAAGGGGGCCAGCAACCCTGTGAAGTGGactgaggagtgtgaggaagCCTTCATGACACTAAAAAAACGACTGTGCTCATTCCCTGTTCTCCAGACCCCTGATTTTAAGAAGAGATTTCTCGTGCAGGTGGACGCTTCGGCTGTAGGAATTGGAGCTGTACTGGCCCAAGGGGAGCCAGGAGAAGAGCTTCCTGTGCTGTACCTGAGTCGGAAGCTGTTGCCCAGGGAAACCAGGTATTCTACAATCGAAAAGGAGTGCCTGGCTATAAAGTGGGCCCTAGATAGCCTCCGTTACTACCTTCTTGGGAGGGAATTTGACCTGCACACGgaccacagagcactgacctggatccagaccatgaaggaccggAATTCTCGTGTGACCAGGTGGTATCTGGAGCTCCAGCCCTTCAGGTTCTGTGTCCGTCACAAGGCAGGAAAAGAGAACGTTACTGCGGACTACCTATCAAGGCTCCCGTACATGGTCgcttcaggagaggaggaag